From the Deltaproteobacteria bacterium genome, the window ACGCCAGAACAAAAGAAGCGGAAGCAGAACCAATGCATACAGAGGCGCCCTCTGAAAATGCCACATGATTCTGTTGCTAATTTTCAACTTCTCATAACAGGAGCGTCAACCGGACCTGAAAATGATACCGACATATACAAACTGAGCACCGACGAATGAAATACCTTCTTGGGTTATGGATTCTGTTTTTCGCAGTTTTTCCCATTGCAAACCTTGCCGAACCTGCTGATAAGATAAAGCCTCTTTCCGGCTTCCCGGGTTACAGCGGCCTATGGGACATGCCGAACGCCCGAGTTCTTCCTGATTGGCACATGCGCATCGGGAGTTCCTTTTCCCCTCCATACTACTACTTCCACACCACCATCGGGCTTTTCGATCGAGTGGAACTGAACGGTAGAGTTACTGGTATCAGAGGGCTTCCGGCCCTTGGTCCAGGCTATGGCGATACCAAGGACAAGGCTATTGATGTTAAGCTCCTTCTTCTAAAGGAGAAGCCATTGCGGCCGGCCCTAGCTATTGGAGGGACCGATATACACGGAACCGGTATTTACACCTCCCGCTATCTGGTGGCTAGCAAACAAATTGGGCTGCTTGATATTACTCTGGGGCTTGGTCAGGGCATGTTTGGCGGAAAGAGCAGTTTGGAGCGGTATGAAGTTTCTGGTAAAAGTGATGATCGAGCCTTTGCCTACCTCTCCAGCACGGATACCGATTTTTCACTGTTTGGAGGCCTGGAGTATGCGGTCAGGGAAAACTTGCGCTTTACCGTTGAATACTCCTCTATTAAACATGAAAAGATTGCAGGTGTCGGCAAGGCGAGGCTCCCGCTAACCTTTGGTCTAAAATATACCCTGTGGGATCATATACATTTCAGCGCTGCTTTGGCCCGGGGCGAAAAATGGTCCGCCGGGATTCTTTTTCAATTCCCACTTGAGGCTGAGGGAATCCTGACCTGGAAAAAGGAACCAGCGCCGATCAGAGAAGAAAGGATACTTCATAAGGCAGCCAGGGCCAATGATCAGCAGCTGGCCGACCTCCTCACTGATGCGCTCAAAAAAGATGGTTTCAGCCACGTTAGGATTTTCGTCTTGAAGCCAAAATTATGGGTAGAACTGGAAAACATGCGCTACAACTCCCCGAGCCTGGCCCTGGGAAGGGCCTTTTTGGTGGTGAACCAGGTGGCTCCGGAAAGTATTAAAAAATTATATCTCGTGCTGGCACGTAATGGTATTTTTCAAACAGGACTGGCGGCCTCAAGAGATCACCTCCGTAATTTTGTGGAAAGTACAACCGATCTTGCCGGATTTCTCGAATTCGCCATCCTTACCCAAGAAAAGAATGATCTCTGGGCCGATTTTTTCACCTCAGAATCTCAGCTTAAAGAAGCGCATACCAAACCTCCCATCTGGTCAATTGAGGTTAAGCCCAAGCTAACTAATCTATTGAACGATCCATCTGGATTTTTTAAAACCAGGCTCTCCATTGATATTATCGGATCTATTTACCCGTGGAAAGGTGGATATTTTATAACGCGCTATTCCATACCTGTTTACAACGATATCAGCTCTTCCTCAAAAATGATAGAACCCGAGCCGGCAAATACGGACTATATCAACTACCTGAGCCGGCAGTCGGCCCATCTGATTGCCTATGGGTATGACCACATTTTCGACCTCCCCAAAACCTCTCAGGCCAGGCTCGGGTTAGGCGCCTTTGAGGCCGCTTATTTTGGGCTTGGAGGCGAGGTTTTCAAGTACTTCGGGGAGGGCCGATACGGACTGGGGCTTGAAAGCGAACTGGTCTGGAAGAGAAACATAAGTCATGACTTTGCCTTGCATGGCGAGCATAAGAAAGCCTACTATACCTACTTTCTAAACCTTTACGGCCAGCCATTCGGGTGGACTGGCATAGAAGTGGGGCTTAAAATAGGTCGTTTCCTCGGCGGAGACAAAGGCGTACGATTTGATTTCTGCCGCACCTTCAAACATTTCACCATTGGAGCCTGGTACACCGTCACCAACACCTCGCACTTTATAGATCCTAATAATCGAGGCTATAAGGATAAAGGTGTCTTCATATCCTTCCCGCTGAGTGCTTTCTCGGACAGGCCGGTGAGAAAGAGGTATCACTATGCTCTTTCACCCTGGACCAGGGATCCGGGACGCACGGTCAGCCAATTCCGCAGGCTCTATCCCTTTGGGAACGAACGGGAAACGATATCGTCCCTGAAAAACTCCATAATGGGGATGCGCCGATGAAACACTGTCTGGTCGTCCTGATAATTTTTTGCCTGAGCGCCTGCAGCGTAAGGTGGTATCACCCTGTTAAAGGAGAAGGTGATTTTGCCAAAGACAAGGCAGAGTGTGAGGTTATGGCCAAAATTATTGGACAAAACGCCTCTCACACCGGCCGACGCATAGAACCTCATGCTTATTACAAGGCTTTACAGAGCTGTCTCTATCAGAAAGGATGGTCCCTCGGCCCGCGGCAGGCCGAAACCGCTGAAGAACGCCCGGCTCCAAGACAATTGGCTGAAAAGGTGAGTGAAAGAACCTTCAAATTTGGGGAAAAAGAAGTTATACTGGTTGAAGGCGCCAAGATAACCAAGCATACGGTCTCCAGTTACGGCCCACTGCTCATGGAGACCCTGGAGTTTGAAGGCCAAATCAACAAGCTGTCCTACGAAGGTCAGATAATATTTCAAGAGGCCTTGGCCGCTTCGAAATTTGACCCGATCCTTTATCCCATCATTGAACCTTTCTTCACTTATACCATAGGAAGATTACCCAACGGCATCCGCTGGCACTCCTTTGCTGGCAAATTGAATAATAAGGATTGGTACGGCGGCCTGGGTAGCTACTTGCATATATCCAAAAAAAAGAGGATCGTTACTACCTTTACAACACTTCTTCCACCACAGATCATTTCACCACCCCCTCGCTGCCGCTTAAGTGAGGCTCAGGTTAAAACCCTGGATAATTTCCTGAGTTTTATACTACCCTGGTTTGAAGACCTTGAAAAACAGAAAAAAAGGCCGCCTTTTTTCAAACGGGAACGTTTCATATTTCAGCTAGCTGATTGAATTGGCAAAAAGCGCGGCAGCTATTCTTCTTTCTTGTTAGGGAGTAGTGTTTACTTCCTTAGCAATAAATTGGAAAAGGATATGACGAATCGAATTCAGTTTCAGGTTAAGATTTTCCCCTGCAACAATTTTTTATCACCGCCACAACACGCTCCAAGTCTTGGTCTGTCAGCGCTGTTCCAGAAGGCAAACATAACCCAAGTTCAAAAAGACGTTCAGAAATCGCACCGCCGCAAATGTGACAATCCCTGAAAACCGGCTGAAGATGCATCGGTTTCCAGATAGGCCGTGATTCGATATTTTCTTCCTCCAGGGCCAAGCGCACTGTTTCCCGATGTGCCCCAAACTCTTCCGGCTTGATCAAGATAACCGTGAGCCACCGATTCGATTTACCATAAGGGGCCTCAGGCATGAATTCAATCCCGGGCAGACCGCTAAGCGCCTGTTTATAATAGCCAAATATTTCCCTTTTACGCCGGACCCGGTCATCTAAAAC encodes:
- a CDS encoding YjbH domain-containing protein; translated protein: MKYLLGLWILFFAVFPIANLAEPADKIKPLSGFPGYSGLWDMPNARVLPDWHMRIGSSFSPPYYYFHTTIGLFDRVELNGRVTGIRGLPALGPGYGDTKDKAIDVKLLLLKEKPLRPALAIGGTDIHGTGIYTSRYLVASKQIGLLDITLGLGQGMFGGKSSLERYEVSGKSDDRAFAYLSSTDTDFSLFGGLEYAVRENLRFTVEYSSIKHEKIAGVGKARLPLTFGLKYTLWDHIHFSAALARGEKWSAGILFQFPLEAEGILTWKKEPAPIREERILHKAARANDQQLADLLTDALKKDGFSHVRIFVLKPKLWVELENMRYNSPSLALGRAFLVVNQVAPESIKKLYLVLARNGIFQTGLAASRDHLRNFVESTTDLAGFLEFAILTQEKNDLWADFFTSESQLKEAHTKPPIWSIEVKPKLTNLLNDPSGFFKTRLSIDIIGSIYPWKGGYFITRYSIPVYNDISSSSKMIEPEPANTDYINYLSRQSAHLIAYGYDHIFDLPKTSQARLGLGAFEAAYFGLGGEVFKYFGEGRYGLGLESELVWKRNISHDFALHGEHKKAYYTYFLNLYGQPFGWTGIEVGLKIGRFLGGDKGVRFDFCRTFKHFTIGAWYTVTNTSHFIDPNNRGYKDKGVFISFPLSAFSDRPVRKRYHYALSPWTRDPGRTVSQFRRLYPFGNERETISSLKNSIMGMRR